A window of Exiguobacterium sp. FSL W8-0210 contains these coding sequences:
- a CDS encoding GNAT family N-acetyltransferase, with product MSYTFSPLTQRQAEQVAYEWQYDGAFAFYDMPNDEEDLVEFLDPAKRTEHYFAVLDGEELVGYYVFEPNADVVDVGLGMRPDLTGRGNSTAFLEAGLAFIMDRYAPKQIELAVATFNERAIRLYTKSGFLPVERFQQATNGGSYEFLKMRLSIGVIS from the coding sequence ATGAGCTATACATTTTCACCGCTGACACAACGACAGGCGGAACAGGTCGCCTACGAGTGGCAATATGACGGGGCGTTTGCATTTTATGATATGCCGAATGACGAAGAAGATTTAGTAGAATTTCTCGATCCAGCAAAGCGGACGGAACATTATTTTGCTGTGTTGGATGGGGAAGAATTGGTTGGCTATTATGTATTTGAACCAAACGCAGACGTCGTTGACGTCGGGCTTGGCATGCGGCCGGACTTGACCGGGCGAGGAAATAGTACGGCATTTTTAGAAGCCGGTCTTGCGTTCATCATGGACCGGTATGCACCTAAACAAATCGAATTAGCTGTCGCGACATTCAACGAGCGGGCGATTCGCTTGTATACGAAAAGTGGCTTCCTTCCAGTAGAACGGTTCCAACAGGCGACGAACGGTGGAAGCTATGAATTTTTGAAAATGCGTTTATCGATAGGAGTGATATCATGA
- a CDS encoding EamA family transporter, with protein MSKSSSMLLILLAAIFWGTTGTSQAFAPEDAHPIAIGAVRLAVGGLFLLCLVLFKGTLTLRDWPLRTILLAAVSMAAYQPLFFSAVLMTGVAVGTVVAIGSAPIFSGCIEWLFLKKRPALLWWASTGLSITGCLLLLNNQGTVAIDPIGIVLALGAGLSFAGYTFVSRDLVKTHAPLSVVAVIFTTSAVLLSPLLFLFDLSWLFTSRGAGISLHLGVVATGLAYWLFAKGLSNVPSSTAVTLSLGEPLTAALLGVFVLGEQLSGTAWFGISLLLLGIVLLISSSRLATRQTVLIEERQTRTGG; from the coding sequence ATGTCTAAATCATCATCGATGTTGCTCATATTACTTGCTGCGATCTTTTGGGGTACGACGGGGACCTCACAAGCCTTTGCGCCAGAAGATGCACACCCGATTGCAATTGGTGCCGTTCGTCTGGCTGTCGGCGGACTGTTCTTACTCTGTCTCGTTCTCTTCAAAGGAACGCTGACGTTACGCGACTGGCCACTGCGGACGATTTTACTTGCTGCCGTCAGCATGGCAGCTTACCAGCCCTTGTTCTTCTCGGCTGTTTTAATGACGGGTGTCGCCGTCGGTACCGTCGTCGCGATCGGTAGCGCGCCGATTTTTTCCGGATGTATCGAGTGGCTGTTCCTAAAAAAACGTCCGGCGTTGCTGTGGTGGGCTTCAACCGGATTATCGATCACCGGTTGTCTGTTGCTTCTGAACAATCAAGGAACGGTCGCAATTGATCCAATCGGAATCGTCCTCGCACTAGGTGCCGGACTATCGTTTGCCGGGTATACATTCGTCAGTCGAGACCTCGTCAAGACACACGCGCCGCTGTCGGTCGTTGCCGTCATTTTCACGACGAGCGCTGTTCTGTTGTCACCTTTACTCTTCTTATTCGATCTCTCCTGGCTGTTCACGTCACGTGGTGCCGGAATCAGCCTCCATCTCGGCGTCGTTGCGACCGGGCTTGCTTACTGGTTATTCGCAAAAGGGCTATCGAACGTACCGTCGTCGACTGCCGTCACGCTCTCGCTCGGTGAACCATTGACGGCTGCTTTGCTCGGTGTGTTCGTCCTCGGCGAACAGTTAAGTGGCACGGCTTGGTTCGGGATCTCGTTATTGTTACTCGGTATCGTCTTATTAATCAGTTCGTCTCGCCTAGCAACGCGCCAAACCGTTTTGATAGAAGAGCGACAAACTCGGACAGGAGGCTAA
- a CDS encoding glutathione peroxidase yields the protein MQTVYDATVQNAAGETVSLGDYAGRVLVIINTASKCGLVKQLGELQALYDKYDEQGVTVLGFPCDQFNQQEFASQEETMQFCQLNYGVTFPMFQKIDVNGPDEHPLYTFLKKEQSGLLSSKIKWNYTKFLIDRQGRVVRRFSPVDSVQSVERTLSLYL from the coding sequence ATGCAAACCGTATACGATGCAACCGTACAAAACGCAGCGGGCGAGACTGTTTCATTAGGTGACTATGCTGGACGAGTCCTCGTGATCATCAACACGGCAAGCAAATGTGGGCTCGTCAAACAACTTGGCGAACTGCAGGCATTGTACGATAAATATGACGAGCAGGGAGTCACGGTGCTTGGCTTTCCGTGCGATCAATTCAATCAGCAGGAGTTCGCGAGTCAGGAAGAGACGATGCAGTTCTGTCAGCTGAACTATGGCGTGACGTTTCCGATGTTTCAGAAGATCGACGTCAATGGACCGGACGAGCATCCGCTTTATACGTTCTTGAAGAAAGAACAGTCCGGCTTGCTGTCGTCGAAAATCAAATGGAACTACACGAAGTTTTTAATCGATCGCCAAGGACGTGTCGTACGTCGGTTCAGTCCGGTCGATTCCGTCCAGTCAGTTGAAAGAACGCTATCTTTGTATTTATAA
- a CDS encoding SMI1/KNR4 family protein — protein MKQMNQIEAILDVLTQKINHGSTFIQRRYDTGVAQFNLNDPVTEQAIQSFEKQFKLTLPSEYKTFLRLHDGAELFMIQGLGIELYPLEKVIELTIQAKEDDLIHEDYDHFLMIGEMNEGYVLIHTEDAKTEETPYMHWMFHELSTEETDPIGQNFGTFLEYAIIAQGDMFWEFKDFSIATDAYYVEDYNSEEEVSKPRPIRFVDSVRVEIEYPIAKKNACFSVKIFEGKQEKERLGSSYDSDSCFEKVMQSVREYLMAERFQYSSIMVFQKEHRFWQNDDETGDSLIRNHNPQRQGLSFDGYRAFVEEPPRPLPGWE, from the coding sequence ATGAAACAAATGAACCAAATCGAAGCAATACTTGACGTCTTAACACAAAAAATCAATCACGGATCGACCTTCATTCAGCGGCGATACGACACAGGAGTCGCTCAATTCAATCTGAATGATCCGGTGACGGAACAGGCGATTCAGTCGTTTGAAAAACAGTTCAAGTTAACGTTACCAAGTGAATATAAGACATTCCTTCGTTTACATGACGGAGCGGAGTTGTTCATGATTCAAGGTCTTGGCATCGAACTCTATCCGCTTGAAAAAGTCATTGAATTGACGATCCAGGCTAAAGAGGACGACCTGATCCATGAAGACTACGATCATTTCTTGATGATTGGCGAAATGAACGAAGGATACGTCTTGATCCATACGGAAGATGCGAAGACGGAGGAGACGCCGTATATGCACTGGATGTTTCATGAGTTGTCGACAGAGGAAACTGACCCAATCGGACAGAACTTCGGCACGTTTCTTGAATATGCGATCATTGCGCAAGGGGATATGTTCTGGGAGTTCAAGGACTTCTCGATTGCAACAGATGCTTATTATGTAGAGGACTACAATTCCGAAGAGGAAGTGAGCAAACCTAGACCAATTCGTTTCGTCGACTCGGTTCGCGTTGAAATCGAGTATCCGATTGCGAAGAAAAATGCTTGTTTCTCGGTTAAGATTTTCGAAGGAAAACAAGAAAAAGAACGTCTTGGCAGTAGCTACGACTCGGATTCGTGTTTTGAAAAAGTGATGCAATCGGTTCGGGAATATCTAATGGCAGAGAGATTTCAGTATTCATCGATCATGGTCTTTCAAAAAGAACACCGATTTTGGCAGAACGATGACGAGACGGGTGACTCGTTGATTCGCAACCATAATCCGCAACGTCAAGGACTGAGCTTCGATGGATATCGTGCTTTCGTCGAGGAGCCACCTCGCCCACTCCCAGGGTGGGAATGA
- a CDS encoding M20/M25/M40 family metallo-hydrolase: protein MTADRAGIAAILELMERIPATDFRGTIKLAFSIEEEIGCRGAELMDASFLEDVDAAIVFDRRGTRDIVTGCHVEFDFCETAFGACFEQAGMLSDMPNWRTTRYGGSSDTKLFALRAIPAVNLSVGYLHEHTDFEQVDFAATLETVRLVETLLHHRLLERYFAEQTKNPTLGGYTE from the coding sequence GTGACAGCTGATCGAGCGGGCATCGCTGCGATTCTTGAACTCATGGAACGCATTCCAGCGACTGACTTCCGCGGAACGATCAAGCTCGCTTTTTCAATCGAAGAAGAAATCGGTTGTCGTGGTGCAGAATTGATGGACGCGTCCTTTTTAGAGGACGTCGACGCAGCAATCGTCTTTGATCGCCGCGGTACACGCGACATCGTTACAGGGTGTCACGTCGAGTTTGATTTTTGTGAGACAGCTTTTGGTGCATGTTTTGAGCAAGCCGGTATGTTGAGTGATATGCCGAATTGGCGAACGACACGGTACGGAGGAAGCAGTGATACGAAACTATTCGCACTACGAGCTATTCCAGCTGTCAACTTGTCCGTTGGTTATCTGCACGAGCATACGGATTTTGAACAGGTTGATTTCGCGGCGACGCTCGAAACCGTCCGTTTGGTCGAAACATTACTTCATCACCGATTGCTCGAGCGCTATTTCGCTGAGCAGACAAAAAATCCAACTCTAGGCGGATATACCGAGTAA
- a CDS encoding BsuPI-related putative proteinase inhibitor, producing the protein MKKWLLFPMILCLSGCMIQPQSGSETNETSFKGTTKEGLVFEYKLTNTGDHAFDVVARSGHLLNVIVRESKSRTVVFDSRKQQSKTSQQKKRVKASETVVLKQTVQGGTIEPGTYDIEYLVEEKEKNSDSSSSVEDMEEKLK; encoded by the coding sequence ATGAAAAAATGGTTGTTATTCCCCATGATACTTTGTTTGAGCGGTTGTATGATTCAACCGCAAAGTGGGAGTGAGACGAATGAGACATCCTTCAAAGGGACTACGAAAGAGGGACTCGTCTTTGAATACAAATTGACGAACACAGGAGACCATGCATTTGATGTCGTAGCTCGCTCTGGGCATTTGTTGAATGTCATCGTTCGTGAGAGCAAATCAAGGACTGTCGTCTTCGATTCAAGAAAGCAACAGAGTAAAACAAGCCAACAAAAGAAACGCGTCAAAGCATCAGAAACCGTCGTTCTCAAACAAACGGTACAAGGCGGTACGATCGAGCCGGGTACATATGATATCGAATATCTCGTTGAGGAGAAAGAAAAGAATAGCGACAGTTCTAGTTCGGTAGAGGATATGGAAGAGAAATTAAAATGA
- a CDS encoding cytidine deaminase — protein MTIEQRLFEAATNLINSRYPNGWGGAAAMATDDGQILTSVAPEVLNASTELCIETGAILEAHKLNCRITHTMCVVRDDEQASFKILTPCGVCQERLNYFGPDVLAAVTNSEQTILFKSLQELQPYHWSHAYSTET, from the coding sequence ATGACAATCGAACAACGATTATTCGAGGCAGCGACGAATTTGATCAATAGCAGATATCCGAATGGATGGGGTGGGGCAGCAGCGATGGCGACCGATGACGGTCAAATCTTGACGAGCGTGGCGCCAGAAGTATTGAACGCTTCGACCGAGTTATGCATAGAAACCGGAGCGATTCTTGAGGCACACAAACTCAATTGCCGCATCACGCATACGATGTGTGTCGTTCGGGATGACGAACAAGCATCTTTTAAAATTTTGACGCCGTGTGGAGTCTGTCAGGAACGATTGAATTATTTTGGACCGGACGTCCTAGCGGCAGTGACGAACTCTGAACAAACCATTCTGTTTAAATCACTCCAAGAGCTTCAACCCTATCATTGGTCACACGCTTATTCGACTGAAACGTAA